From the genome of Croceibacterium atlanticum:
AGCGCTGGCTCTTGCTCGCACTCGGATCATGGCTGCCCGCTACCCTTGGTATTTGTTGGCGGACAGCGAAGAAGGAAAGCGCAAAGAAGCCGAGATCACGGGTAAGCTGCCAAGCGACCGTCCGTCTTTCGGAGACGTGCGACAGGGTTTCGTTCTTGAGCGTGTGCCCCACGTCACTTTGAAGGCGATCGCTAACAACTCCGAGATTGATGTGATCTGGGACAAGTGGCAGGAACGGTTGGAGCCCCTACGCGCCGAGCTCAATCAGGCCACCAGCAATGACTGGCAGGAATGGGAAATTCCACGCGAACCCGAAGCTGGCTGGTCTTCCAACGTGGTCGGCATCCATCAGGGTTGGTGGGACGCCCGCAAGGCTCGCCAACAAGAGATTGACGCCTCCATCGCTCGCGCCGCCGATGTCGAATACCTCTATGACAAGCCCTACACCGACAACAGCCGTATCCGGGTTGCCGGTCCGTTCACCGTGGAAAGCCTTTCCCCGCATCGTATAGTTCCCGCCGATGCCGAGGAACTGGTCGATCAGATCGACGCTGAAGCATACGGTATGGAAGGCAGCAAGCCGAGGAAGCCCGGGCCGCTGTCCTCGTCCGAAACTGACTTCGCCGCCATGGTGATCGAGCATCTGAAAACGGCGGGCGTCCACCAGACCGACAAGGCCGACCGGATCGCGTTTACCAGTCTCACGCCGTTCGCCGGGCGCGGCTACATCGCCGCCGAAGGCCGCTTCATGGAAGGCGAGGCCGAGCGCCGCGCCGCCATCTTCATCGGCCCGGAGTTCGGCACGCTCTCCCGCGTCGATCTCACTGCCGCTGCGCGCGAAGCGTCCGAAAGCCGGTTTGACGTGCTGATCGCGGTGAGCTTCGCCTTCGATGCCCATGCCAGCGAACTGACCCGGCTTGGCCCGCTGCCGATCCTCAAAGCCAAGATGAACCCCGACCTGCACATGTCGGAAGAACTCAAGAACACCGGCAAGGGCAACCTCTTCACCGTGTTCGGCGAGCCGGACATCGACATTCTGGAAGAACCCGATGGCCGCATCGCGGTGCGCGTCAACGGCGTGGACATCTACGATCCCAATACAGGCGAAGTCCGCTCCAATGATGTGAAGGGCATCGCCGCGTGGTTCATCGACACGGCTTACAACGAAGAGAGCTTCTTCGTCCGTCACGCCTACTTCCTCGGCGCAAACGACCCCTACAAGCAGTTGAAGACCACTCTGAAAGCCGAGATCGACGAAGAGGCATGGGCCACGCTCAACCGCGCCACCTCCCGCCCTTTTAACCGCCCGGAAAGTGGCCGCATTGCAGTGAAGGTTATCAATCACTTCGGTGATGAGGTGATGAAGGTGTTCGGGGTGTAATGTATAGCTTGCTTGTTTCAGCAAACGATGAGGCTTGGCAGGGGCGACCCTACGTCCTCTCTCGTGGGCGCGTCTTCGAGTATACTGAAGATGCGATTGCCGCACGTTTCAAGGATTTTACCGAAGAGCAAATTCAACACCTCTGCTCTCTTCCTGCCGTGTTCGCGTATGAGAACGGAATAGATCAGGATGCCCGGCTGGGTCGTGTGCGGGCTGTTCGCATCCTGCATGGGGATATTCGGATCGAATATGAATTAGCCGACGAAGCGCCACCAATCCCCTTCGCCCTGCTAAGTCAGGAAGCCAATGAACTCGACATAGGCGACTGGGAAATGAACCGCACACACTGGGCGGTTAAGGATGTGAACCTCGCTCCTTTCTTGGATCGCCATGGAATAGTTGGTCTTAACGCCCAAGAGATTGAGGCAGCGAATGAGCCTTTCGAGCGGCTGCCAGTCGCTGAACCAATTCCAATCAGTCCCGCAGTATTTCGCATCCCACAGACACCAATTGATCCGAACCTAGTCGCGGTGATGATGCCGTTCACGCCGGAGTTCGACGCAATGCTCGCGCAAGTCACTGCGGCTTGCCAAGAACTCGGCCTGACCTGTCTGACGGCTGGGCAGGTGTGGGAAAATGAAGAGATCATTCAGGACATCTTCTCGCTTATTTATCGTGCCCGGATCGTGCTTTGCGACTTCACGGGCCAGAACGCCAATGTCTTCTACGAGGCAGGGATCGCCCACACGCTGGGCAAGCCGGTAATTCCAATTGCCCGAAACGTCGCCGATTTGCCGTTTGACCTCCGCCACCATCGAGCGGCGGTCTATGAAAACACGGCTGACGGCCTTACTCGGCTCGTTGCTCAACTACGGCCACGCTTCCAGTGGCTCATGGAGCATGGCTGACATGAATTTCCATATCGCCGACAGCTTCACTACCGCCCTGTCTCGTCTCACCGGACAGGAGCAAAAACAGGCCAAGACTTCGGCGTTCGACCTGCAACTAAACCCTGCCCATCCGGGCCTTAAGATGCACCGACTGACCAATGGCCGCGATCCCAACTTCTGGTCCGTGCGGGTCAATCAGGACATCCGCATCATCATTCATAAGACCGAAGCGAGCTTCATGCTGGCCTATGTCGATCACCACGACGATGCCTATACTTGGGCATCCCGTCGCCGGATCGAGGAACACCCCCGAACTGGTGCGATCCAGATCGTCGAGGTCCACGAGACGGTGGAAGAGGATGCCGGGCCTCTCTTCGCAGCGCCGAAGATCGAGCCCGCGCCAGAGCCCTTGCAACCCGTTGCACCCGCGATCTTCGCGGACCTTACCGAAGACGCTTTGTTGGACATTGGCACGCCCTCCGACTGGGTTGCCGACATCATGACGTGGACCGAGGATCGCTTTTTTCACATGAGCGACCGGCTTCCCGCCGAGGTTGCGGAGGCGTTGCTGGACTACGCTGCAACTGGCCGACTGCCAACGCCGGAACCTGGAACTGCCGATCCGTTCGCCCATCCAGATACGCTCCGTCGCGTCCAGACCATCACCAGCGAAGCGGAATTGCGGCTGGCGCTCGACTTCCCGTGGGATAAGTGGAGCGTCTTTCTTCACCCTTCGCAGCGAGATGTCGTCGAGCGGGACTTTTCCGGCCCAGCGCGTGTTATGGGCACGGCTGGCACCGGCAAGACCATTGTCGCCCTGCATCGCGCGGCGCGTGCTGTTCGCGAGGATGACCGGGCGCGCATCCTTCTGACCAGCTTCTCCCGCCCGCTGGCCAACGCGCTGAAGGCGAAGCTGGCCATCTTGCTGGCCGACGATCAGGGGAAGCTGGACCGCGTGTCGATTGTGTCGTTCGAGGATGCCGCAACGGAGCTATTTCAGCTTGCCACGGGGCTGAGGCCCACCCTCGCCCCAATTGATGCCCAGAACGCCGCCCTAGAGCGCGCTATGGCCGATTTGGGCTACACCGACCTGCCCCTGCGTTTCGTTACCGCCGAGTGGCGGCAGATCGTGGACGCTTGGAACCTGCCCGATCTGGAAAGCTATTCGGCAGTCCCGCGCATCGGGCGGCGCAACCGTCTGGGCTCTAAGCAGCGCGAAGCGTTGTGGCCGGTCTTTGAGACGGCCCGCGCAATGCTGTCTGCAAGAGGCCTCCTGACATCCTCGCAACTGTTCGCCACCGTCGAAGCCGCCTTCAAGGATAAGGAGGATAAGCCCTTCACGCACGTGATCGTGGACGAAGCGCAAGATTTGGGCGTTTCGGAACTTCGCATGATGGGTGCGATCTCGTCCGGGCAGAACTCACAATTCTATGCTGGCGATATTGGCCAGCGGATTTTCCAGTTACCATTCTCATGGCTGACACTGGGTGTCGATGTCCGGGGCCGTGCTTCGAGTTTGCGGATCAATTATCGAACCTCACGCCAGATCAGAGAAGCGGCGGACCAACTCCTGCCACAGAAAGTCCGCGACGTGGACGGGATCGAGGACGACCGAACTGGTGCGCAATCTGTGTTTGAAGGACCGGCTCCGGTAATCGCACAATTTGCCAATCAGGCCGACGAAACCGCCAACGTGGCTGCCTATCTGCGTGCAGCAATCGAGGAAGGTATCAGCGCGGCAGAGATCGGCGTCTTCGTTCGCTCTGCTGAATATCTGCCCCGCGCGCGAGATGCTGTCACTGCGGCTGGCCTAGAGGGACGGCAGCTAACCGAACGGGCCGAAGACTTCGGCGACAGCGTTTCGCTGGGCACCATGCACCTTGCGAAAGGCTTAGAGTTCAAGGCGGTCGTTGTCATGGCCTGCGATGACGAGGCGCTACCCCTGCAATCGCGGGTGGACGCTGCCACCGACGAAGACGAACTGCGTGAGGTCTTTGATACCGAGCGGCACCTATTCTACGTCGCCTGCACGCGAGCGCGAGACCGGCTGCACGTGACTGGTGTGCAGCCGGTCTCCGACTTCGTGGCCGATATGTTGACGATGTAGGCCAGCCAACCGAACTGCAACGGGTTGCAGCAACGGTTCTTGCGCTCGAACTCCGCCACATCCGCCACATGTCATCAGTTCTCACGCCCACCACATCGTTGCGGATGTGGCGGACTATTCGGGTGCAGGGCATGTAGGAGGAGGCAGGTAACGCTGCCAAGCGTCATGAAATGCCTCGCGCTTGTAGCCCTTCGGCGTTGTGCCAGATGTAGTGCGGATCGTGACCGGCCTTACGCCATAGGAGGTAAGCATACTGGCTAATCTACGACTATCGAGGGGCTTACCACGCATGTCACCCCAAGGGGCTTCTTCGAGATTACAAAGGGCTGCCAACAACGCGACCGTAGGGATTTGATCAACGTCTCCAAATACGGTCCTAATGTCACCCAGTAGGCGCACCGCAAGGCTGGCGCTCCCGTCCTCCCGTGCCGCCGCCACAAGCGCCACAGCAGCCTGACGCGACTTTGCAGGCCAAGTTCCCCCGGCCAAATCGCCAATGGCAATCAACGGCTCCCAAATGTCGGCATCGCGGTCTTGTATGCTCGGCGGAAGTTCGTCCGGCCAAGCAACTTGATCGCCAACCTCTTCCGCCCACTGCGCAAGTCGGTCAAACAGCGCGTTGCCATCGCAAGCGTGCAAACGTCGGCGATAAGGCTCCACCGTTTCACCCGGCGCACGGCGCTTCATGCGGATAGGGATACATCGGCTTAGGATCGTATCCGGAAGTTCACCCAACCCAGCCAGTGCAACTGCGCTGTATGCTTCGATCTTCTCCGTAACGATACCGTTTCCACCGCTTTTCGCGCGATAGGTGTAGGCACCGCGTCGGTATCCGGCATTCAGTAGACCACGAATGTCTTCATGCTCCTTGGCCTTTGGACCGAAGATTGTGTCGATCTCGTCAAAGAGGATCGTTGGCAGGCCCGTGTCGCAGCCTACCAGTCGAAACAGGGCCGCTGCACTCATGTTGACCGCCAGTGCTGGCCGAGGAACTATCAATTCCAGTATCTCCAAAGCACGAGATTTGCCGCTGGCAGGTTCTGGCGACAAGAAAGCAATGCGGGGAGTAGTGTCCCACTTTTCCATGAAATGCGTATGCGCTGCCCAAAGAGCCGTTGCAGTCGCAGCCTCATCGGTAGGAAACACTATGAAGCGACGTAGAAATGCTTCGACTTCATCAAGCAGTTCAGCGCCAACAGACCGAATGACAGGGGCTTCGACAATGCGCCAGCGCGCTCGGGGATTTACGGACATCAGCAGAGCCCCCTCAATTCATCGTTGAAATCCTTGAAGCCTTCCTGCGGCATGATGATGCTGACATTCAGTCCGCGTGAGGCAAAAGCGCGTGCAGCTTTCTGCGTCTCCTCCTTACCAGTGGCATCATTGTCGGCGGCGATTACTATGCTGCGAATGTCACGCGGAAATTGCATGGCCGAAAGAAATGTCGCGCCAGCGGCAACCCAGACTGGGGTGTCGAACATCTGTAGTAGAGAAAGACCATCTTCAGGGCCTTCGCAGACAATGATGGTGCCGGACCGGTCTAACCCCCCGAGCCGTATGGCTCCTCCCTTCACCCGGCCTAAGCTGCGCTTAGGCTTGGAAACATCGGCCTTGCCTCGACCGTCATTTGCCAGCCATATCCGTTGGATGCCTGAAATCTCCCCGGAAAAATCGCGGATTGCCGCCACCAGACAAGGCAGGGAACCGAGGGCTTCGCAAGGAAGACA
Proteins encoded in this window:
- a CDS encoding 3'-5' exonuclease encodes the protein MKTRLTALLGSLLNYGHASSGSWSMADMNFHIADSFTTALSRLTGQEQKQAKTSAFDLQLNPAHPGLKMHRLTNGRDPNFWSVRVNQDIRIIIHKTEASFMLAYVDHHDDAYTWASRRRIEEHPRTGAIQIVEVHETVEEDAGPLFAAPKIEPAPEPLQPVAPAIFADLTEDALLDIGTPSDWVADIMTWTEDRFFHMSDRLPAEVAEALLDYAATGRLPTPEPGTADPFAHPDTLRRVQTITSEAELRLALDFPWDKWSVFLHPSQRDVVERDFSGPARVMGTAGTGKTIVALHRAARAVREDDRARILLTSFSRPLANALKAKLAILLADDQGKLDRVSIVSFEDAATELFQLATGLRPTLAPIDAQNAALERAMADLGYTDLPLRFVTAEWRQIVDAWNLPDLESYSAVPRIGRRNRLGSKQREALWPVFETARAMLSARGLLTSSQLFATVEAAFKDKEDKPFTHVIVDEAQDLGVSELRMMGAISSGQNSQFYAGDIGQRIFQLPFSWLTLGVDVRGRASSLRINYRTSRQIREAADQLLPQKVRDVDGIEDDRTGAQSVFEGPAPVIAQFANQADETANVAAYLRAAIEEGISAAEIGVFVRSAEYLPRARDAVTAAGLEGRQLTERAEDFGDSVSLGTMHLAKGLEFKAVVVMACDDEALPLQSRVDAATDEDELREVFDTERHLFYVACTRARDRLHVTGVQPVSDFVADMLTM
- a CDS encoding DUF3631 domain-containing protein produces the protein MSVNPRARWRIVEAPVIRSVGAELLDEVEAFLRRFIVFPTDEAATATALWAAHTHFMEKWDTTPRIAFLSPEPASGKSRALEILELIVPRPALAVNMSAAALFRLVGCDTGLPTILFDEIDTIFGPKAKEHEDIRGLLNAGYRRGAYTYRAKSGGNGIVTEKIEAYSAVALAGLGELPDTILSRCIPIRMKRRAPGETVEPYRRRLHACDGNALFDRLAQWAEEVGDQVAWPDELPPSIQDRDADIWEPLIAIGDLAGGTWPAKSRQAAVALVAAAREDGSASLAVRLLGDIRTVFGDVDQIPTVALLAALCNLEEAPWGDMRGKPLDSRRLASMLTSYGVRPVTIRTTSGTTPKGYKREAFHDAWQRYLPPPTCPAPE
- a CDS encoding DUF7146 domain-containing protein; this translates as MIDIEAIRKSNPLPEVAAAVVSLRQVGKEWLGCCPFHADRSPSFTIYDDGRRFQCFGCGAHGDVLDFVQRLNQVSLPEAAKMLRAGGELAPKTAIAKPTAEKLDRSANARAIWERTVAATGTLVEDYLRHRGLYLPIPPDIRFACLPCEALGSLPCLVAAIRDFSGEISGIQRIWLANDGRGKADVSKPKRSLGRVKGGAIRLGGLDRSGTIIVCEGPEDGLSLLQMFDTPVWVAAGATFLSAMQFPRDIRSIVIAADNDATGKEETQKAARAFASRGLNVSIIMPQEGFKDFNDELRGLC